In the Flavobacterium pallidum genome, one interval contains:
- a CDS encoding aldose 1-epimerase family protein: MTTSISNGATTATIHHKGAELISLESYGREYIWEGRPDFWGKHSPVLFPIVGTLKNNTYTFNGNEYCMSRHGFARDMVFSLEQKTETVAVFLLQHDENTLKIYPFEFAFRIIYTISENQLEIAYRVSNLGNGTQYFSLGAHPAFALPEAFGKYTLEINVVEPLLTNLLENDLLSDTTVSIGLTDGKLALDYTLFEKDALIFRDAAFHSVTILENQKPLLKVDFEDFPDLGLWTKINAPFLCIEPWFGYSDVVDTNQKFEEKHGIILLKPTENFNAKFKITLCNA; encoded by the coding sequence TTGACCACATCCATTTCAAATGGCGCAACGACAGCCACGATCCACCATAAAGGTGCTGAACTTATTTCGCTGGAGTCTTACGGCCGGGAATACATCTGGGAAGGCCGTCCTGATTTCTGGGGAAAGCATTCGCCTGTACTTTTTCCAATTGTTGGCACGTTGAAAAACAATACATACACCTTCAACGGTAATGAATATTGCATGTCAAGGCATGGTTTTGCCCGCGATATGGTATTTTCATTGGAACAAAAAACTGAAACTGTGGCCGTTTTCCTGCTGCAACATGATGAAAACACCCTGAAAATATATCCGTTTGAATTTGCGTTCCGGATCATTTATACAATTTCCGAAAACCAGCTTGAAATTGCTTACCGCGTTTCGAATCTGGGAAACGGCACACAATATTTTTCTTTGGGTGCCCATCCTGCTTTTGCGCTGCCTGAAGCATTTGGTAAATATACTTTGGAAATCAATGTTGTTGAACCTTTGCTTACAAACCTTCTTGAAAATGACCTGCTTTCCGACACCACCGTGTCGATTGGATTAACAGATGGAAAACTCGCACTGGATTACACTTTATTTGAAAAAGATGCGTTGATTTTCCGGGATGCTGCATTTCATTCGGTGACGATTCTGGAAAACCAAAAACCTTTGCTCAAAGTAGATTTTGAAGATTTTCCTGATTTGGGATTGTGGACCAAAATCAATGCGCCGTTTTTATGCATTGAACCGTGGTTTGGTTATTCTGATGTGGTGGACACCAATCAGAAATTCGAAGAAAAACACGGAATTATTTTGCTTAAGCCAACTGAAAATTTCAATGCCAAATTTAAAATCACCTTATGTAATGCTTGA
- a CDS encoding Gfo/Idh/MocA family protein codes for MLKVGVLGAGHLGKIHLRLLQQSEKYELVGFYDENHENGEKIAKEFGYKQFDTIAKLIHAVDVIDIVTPTLSHYKCAKVAIKSGKHVFIEKPISNSVEEAEEIIALAKEYNVKGQVGHVERFNPAFIATKDLIENPMFIETHRLAEFNPRGTDVPVVLDLMIHDIDVILSVVKSKVKSVNASGVSILSETPDIANARIEFENGCVANLTSSRISLKNMRKTRFFQKDAYISVDFLEKKCEVVKMKDAPENPGDFDMILQNAEGVKKQIYFANPDVSQNNAILDELDTFADAINSNGTPVVTLEDGTEALRVAYQIIESSKK; via the coding sequence ATGTTAAAAGTAGGCGTTTTAGGCGCGGGCCATCTCGGAAAGATACACCTGCGTTTATTGCAACAATCTGAAAAATATGAACTCGTTGGTTTTTACGATGAGAACCATGAGAATGGCGAGAAAATCGCAAAGGAATTCGGCTATAAGCAGTTTGATACCATCGCAAAACTGATTCACGCCGTAGACGTCATTGACATCGTAACCCCTACCCTTTCCCATTATAAATGCGCCAAAGTCGCCATCAAATCCGGCAAACACGTGTTTATTGAAAAACCGATTTCAAACAGTGTAGAAGAGGCTGAGGAAATCATCGCTTTGGCAAAAGAATATAACGTAAAAGGCCAGGTGGGCCATGTCGAGCGGTTCAACCCCGCTTTCATCGCTACCAAAGACCTGATTGAAAACCCGATGTTTATTGAAACGCACCGCCTTGCCGAATTCAATCCGCGTGGTACTGATGTGCCCGTAGTTTTGGATTTGATGATCCACGACATCGATGTAATCCTGAGTGTAGTGAAATCAAAGGTAAAAAGCGTCAATGCCAGCGGTGTTTCGATCCTGAGTGAAACGCCTGACATTGCCAATGCGCGTATCGAATTTGAGAACGGCTGCGTGGCAAACCTAACATCAAGCAGGATTTCACTGAAGAATATGCGTAAAACACGCTTCTTCCAGAAAGATGCCTACATCTCGGTGGATTTCCTGGAAAAGAAATGCGAAGTGGTAAAAATGAAGGATGCACCTGAAAACCCGGGGGATTTTGATATGATTTTACAGAATGCGGAAGGGGTCAAAAAGCAGATCTATTTCGCCAATCCCGATGTCTCGCAAAACAACGCCATCCTTGATGAACTTGATACTTTCGCGGATGCCATCAATAGCAACGGAACTCCCGTTGTAACCCTTGAAGACGGTACGGAAGCTTTGCGCGTCGCTTACCAGATCATTGAAAGCTCAAAAAAATAA
- a CDS encoding VF530 family protein: MEEKPHKDPLHGITLQQILEKLVEYYGFDTLGELIPIKCFNLNPSIKSSLTFLRRTPWARRKVEELYIRTLPKLPK; this comes from the coding sequence ATGGAAGAAAAACCGCATAAAGATCCGCTACACGGCATCACGCTTCAGCAGATTTTAGAGAAACTGGTGGAATATTACGGATTTGATACTTTAGGGGAGTTGATTCCGATTAAATGCTTTAACCTGAACCCGAGTATTAAATCTAGCCTTACTTTCCTGCGTAGAACGCCGTGGGCACGCAGGAAAGTGGAAGAACTTTATATCAGGACATTGCCGAAATTGCCAAAGTGA
- a CDS encoding protein-L-isoaspartate(D-aspartate) O-methyltransferase, which yields MKDTAKHQGLRNQLAAVLEQKGITNKNVLEAIKKIPRHLFLNSGFEDYAYQDKAFPIGAGQTISQPYTVAFQSQLLEVKKDHKILEIGTGSGYQTAVLCAMGAKVYSVERQNELFKQTTVLLPKLGIRPKHLSFGDGYKGLPNHAPFDSIIVTAGAPMIPKPLMAQLKVGGRLVIPLGEEQQIMTLLIRKNETQFEKHEFGEFRFVPLLENKN from the coding sequence TTGAAAGACACTGCCAAACACCAGGGATTGCGTAACCAGCTTGCTGCCGTATTGGAGCAGAAAGGCATTACCAATAAAAATGTACTCGAAGCGATAAAAAAGATTCCGAGGCATTTATTCCTGAATTCCGGTTTTGAGGATTATGCCTACCAGGACAAGGCGTTCCCGATTGGTGCCGGGCAGACGATTTCGCAGCCATATACCGTGGCATTCCAGAGCCAGTTGCTCGAGGTGAAAAAAGACCATAAGATATTGGAAATAGGTACCGGATCCGGGTATCAGACTGCAGTTTTGTGTGCTATGGGTGCCAAGGTGTACAGTGTGGAACGGCAGAATGAATTGTTCAAGCAAACCACTGTTTTATTGCCTAAATTAGGTATACGCCCAAAACATTTGTCGTTCGGGGATGGTTATAAAGGACTGCCGAACCATGCGCCATTTGACAGCATTATTGTCACTGCCGGTGCGCCGATGATCCCAAAACCATTGATGGCACAATTGAAGGTAGGAGGAAGGCTCGTAATTCCGCTCGGAGAAGAACAGCAGATTATGACGCTGCTGATCCGTAAGAATGAAACGCAGTTTGAGAAGCATGAGTTTGGGGAATTCCGTTTCGTGCCTTTATTAGAGAACAAAAATTAG
- a CDS encoding GNAT family N-acetyltransferase produces the protein MLEFNFSPFPVLESHRLLLRRLTADDVEQVYRLRSDPETMKYIPRPLVTDHQGAMDHINLINEKIDTNEAINWAITLKGDSGFIGIIGFYRTRKENFRSEIGYMILPEYSGKGITSEAVNRVLQYGFEVLNFHSAEAVIAPENEASERVLQKNGFVKEGHFIENEYYNGKFLDTVIYSLLKRNYKNTAFPM, from the coding sequence ATGCTTGAATTTAACTTTTCCCCATTTCCCGTACTGGAAAGCCACAGGCTCCTGTTGCGAAGGCTGACTGCCGATGATGTCGAACAGGTATACAGGCTGCGGTCGGATCCTGAAACGATGAAATACATTCCGCGTCCGTTAGTCACCGACCATCAGGGTGCTATGGACCACATCAACCTCATCAATGAAAAGATTGACACAAACGAAGCGATAAACTGGGCGATTACGCTGAAAGGCGATTCTGGTTTCATCGGAATCATAGGGTTTTACCGTACCCGGAAGGAAAATTTCCGTTCTGAAATCGGGTATATGATCTTGCCTGAATACAGTGGGAAAGGAATTACCTCTGAAGCCGTGAACCGCGTACTTCAATACGGATTTGAAGTTTTGAATTTCCATTCCGCAGAAGCTGTGATTGCTCCTGAAAATGAAGCTTCGGAAAGGGTTTTGCAAAAGAATGGCTTCGTTAAGGAGGGCCATTTCATCGAAAATGAATACTACAACGGGAAATTCCTGGACACCGTAATTTACTCTTTGCTGAAAAGGAATTATAAAAACACCGCTTTCCCGATGTGA
- the clpB gene encoding ATP-dependent chaperone ClpB, protein MNINKFTIKSQEAIQKAQQLAQGYGHQQIENEHLMKAIFEVDENVAPFLLKKLNVNVPLFTQVIDSTLQSFAKVSGSDIMLSRFTGTTLNEAEIIAGKMNDEFVSIEHLLLAIFNSKSKVAQILKDQGVTEKGLKAAIDELRKGERVTSASAEETYNSLNKYAKNLNELAANGKLDPVIGRDEEIRRVLQILTRRTKNNPMLIGEPGVGKTAIAEGLAHRIVDGDVPENLKDKIVFSLDMGALIAGAKFKGEFEERLKSVVKEVTAAEGDIVLFIDEIHTLVGAGGGEGAMDAANILKPALARGELRAIGATTLDEYQKYFEKDKALERRFQKVLIDEPDTESAISILRGIKEKYETHHKVQIKDEAIIAAVELSQRYITNRFLPDKAIDLMDEAASKLRMEINSKPEELDVLDRKIMQLEIEIEAIKRENDESKLKGLGMELANLKEDRNEIFAKWKSEKDVVDSIQTVKTEIEDFKYEAERAERDGDYGKVAEIRYGKIKDAQARLEELQNQLTENQNGGTSLIKEEVTREDIAEVVAKWTGIPVMKMLQGEREKLLVLEEELHKRVVGQEEAIEAVSDAVRRSRAGLQDVKKPIGTFLFLGTTGVGKTELAKALATYLFDDESAMTRIDMSEYQERHSVSRLVGAPPGYVGYDEGGQLTEAVRRKPYSVVLLDEIEKAHPDTFNILLQVLDEGRLTDNKGRLADFRNTIIIMTSNMGSEIIQEKFSNLKGSVEAATELAKNEVLGLLKQTVRPEFINRIDDIVMFTPLTENNIRDIVGIQLKGITKMLAQQNITLDATPEAVAYLAQKGYDPHFGARPVKRVVQKEVLNELSKEILSGKVNTESIILLDSFDGKLVFRQG, encoded by the coding sequence ATGAACATCAATAAATTTACAATCAAATCGCAGGAGGCTATCCAGAAGGCACAGCAGCTTGCACAGGGCTACGGCCACCAGCAAATCGAAAATGAGCATTTGATGAAGGCGATTTTTGAAGTCGATGAAAATGTAGCACCTTTTCTTCTTAAGAAATTAAATGTCAACGTTCCTTTATTCACGCAGGTGATCGACAGTACGCTGCAGAGCTTTGCCAAAGTTTCCGGAAGTGACATCATGCTTTCCCGCTTTACCGGCACTACTTTGAACGAAGCCGAAATCATCGCCGGGAAAATGAACGACGAATTCGTATCGATTGAGCATCTTTTACTGGCCATTTTCAATTCCAAAAGCAAAGTCGCGCAGATCCTCAAAGATCAGGGCGTGACAGAAAAAGGACTGAAAGCCGCTATCGATGAATTGCGCAAAGGCGAAAGGGTGACTTCCGCTTCCGCAGAAGAGACGTACAATTCCTTAAACAAATACGCCAAAAACCTTAATGAGCTCGCTGCAAATGGCAAACTCGACCCGGTTATCGGGCGCGATGAGGAGATACGCCGCGTGCTGCAAATTCTGACCCGCCGCACCAAAAACAACCCGATGCTGATCGGAGAACCAGGTGTGGGTAAAACTGCCATTGCCGAAGGTTTGGCGCACAGGATCGTCGACGGCGATGTACCCGAAAACCTGAAAGACAAAATTGTCTTTTCATTGGATATGGGCGCATTGATTGCCGGAGCCAAGTTTAAAGGTGAATTTGAAGAAAGGTTAAAGTCTGTCGTAAAAGAAGTCACTGCGGCTGAAGGCGACATCGTATTATTCATTGACGAAATCCACACACTTGTAGGAGCCGGCGGTGGTGAAGGCGCCATGGATGCCGCAAACATCCTGAAACCGGCATTGGCGAGAGGAGAATTGCGTGCTATCGGGGCGACGACTTTAGATGAATACCAGAAATATTTCGAAAAAGACAAAGCACTGGAGCGTCGTTTCCAAAAGGTTTTGATTGATGAACCGGATACCGAAAGTGCCATTTCCATCCTGCGTGGCATCAAGGAAAAATACGAAACACACCATAAGGTCCAGATCAAAGACGAAGCGATTATCGCCGCAGTCGAATTGTCGCAGCGTTACATCACCAACCGTTTCCTTCCGGACAAGGCGATCGATCTGATGGACGAAGCGGCTTCGAAATTGCGTATGGAAATCAATTCAAAACCCGAAGAACTCGATGTCCTGGACCGGAAAATCATGCAGCTTGAAATCGAAATCGAAGCCATCAAGCGTGAGAATGATGAGAGCAAGCTTAAAGGCCTCGGCATGGAACTGGCAAACCTCAAAGAAGACCGCAACGAGATTTTTGCCAAATGGAAATCAGAAAAAGATGTAGTCGACAGCATCCAGACAGTCAAAACTGAGATTGAGGATTTCAAATACGAAGCCGAGCGTGCCGAACGCGATGGCGATTACGGAAAAGTAGCCGAAATACGTTACGGGAAAATCAAGGATGCGCAGGCAAGGCTTGAGGAATTACAAAATCAATTGACTGAAAACCAAAACGGCGGCACTTCATTAATTAAAGAAGAAGTCACACGCGAAGACATCGCCGAAGTAGTAGCCAAATGGACCGGAATTCCGGTAATGAAAATGCTGCAGGGCGAACGCGAAAAGCTACTGGTGCTGGAAGAAGAACTGCACAAACGCGTGGTCGGGCAGGAAGAAGCGATCGAAGCCGTCAGCGATGCCGTACGCCGGAGCCGCGCCGGATTACAGGATGTGAAGAAACCCATCGGGACTTTCCTGTTCCTGGGCACGACGGGTGTCGGAAAAACGGAATTGGCAAAAGCGCTGGCAACATACCTTTTTGATGATGAAAGTGCCATGACGAGGATTGATATGAGCGAATACCAGGAACGCCACAGCGTAAGCCGTTTGGTTGGGGCACCTCCGGGATATGTCGGATATGATGAAGGCGGGCAATTAACAGAAGCTGTGAGAAGAAAACCTTATTCGGTAGTGCTTTTAGACGAAATTGAAAAGGCACATCCGGATACGTTCAACATCCTGCTGCAGGTTTTGGATGAAGGGAGGTTGACCGACAACAAAGGCCGTCTTGCCGATTTCCGCAATACCATCATCATCATGACCTCGAATATGGGAAGCGAGATCATCCAGGAAAAGTTTTCGAATCTAAAAGGCAGCGTCGAAGCCGCTACCGAATTGGCGAAAAATGAAGTCCTTGGCTTACTGAAACAAACCGTACGCCCTGAATTCATCAACCGTATAGACGATATTGTGATGTTTACGCCATTGACGGAAAACAACATCCGCGACATCGTGGGCATCCAATTGAAAGGCATCACCAAAATGCTTGCACAGCAAAACATCACGCTGGATGCCACGCCGGAAGCGGTAGCTTACCTTGCGCAAAAGGGTTATGACCCTCATTTCGGGGCAAGGCCTGTAAAACGTGTGGTACAGAAAGAAGTCTTGAACGAACTCTCAAAAGAAATCCTTTCGGGGAAAGTCAATACGGAAAGCATCATCCTGCTCGACAGTTTTGATGGGAAACTGGTCTTCAGGCAGGGATAA
- a CDS encoding M1 family metallopeptidase, whose product MKKIVLKAALLTALFFAVHPVAAQTESIYDYQAAFSPGFYTSNATETRSASGQPGPKYWQNRADYKLTASLDESKSEISGSEILTYTNNSPDKLDFLWLNVDQNLFRADSRGNAVIPVKGSRNGADGQVFDGGHKIKSVKLLTTVKGVTSEKELPFEINDTRMQIFLPKAVAANGGTIKLKIEFSFISPIFGSDRMGIQDTKNGKIFEVAQWYPRMCVYDDLRGWNTLPYQGAGEFYLEYGDFDVMITAPSNHIVVCSGELLNPKEVYTAEQQKRWAAAAQSDKTVIIRSAEEVTDPGSRPAGKPALTWHFAIKNSRDVAWASSASFIIDAARINLPDGKKSLAISAYPKESDGQKAWGRSTEYTKACIENYSKRWFQFPYPAATNVAGITGGMEYPGIVFCDYKSQSDGLWEVTDHEFGHSWFPMIVGSNERLFAWMDEGFNTFINSISAKDFNNGEYKSFEMGMDVMGKMLSAPGLESIMTAPDGLKENNLGTLAYFKPSAGLIMLREQVLGKERFDRAFRAYVERWAFKHPAPDDFFRTMENVAGEDLNWFWRGWFLNNWKLDQGVTGVKYVKNDPKNGAIISLENKQKMAMPVVMDVKMASGKTKRISLPVEIWQRNTTWSFKADTDEEIVKVTLDPDDVFPDSDNSNNSWSAPSKDGQANTATAPSLKNFEGKYSSKTIPTKIEFSSENGELTATIDGEGPISLTNEGGNKFSIEGELELEFSGDGAELHFRASGFDFLFTKEK is encoded by the coding sequence ATGAAAAAGATCGTCTTAAAAGCCGCTCTGCTTACGGCTTTATTTTTTGCCGTCCATCCTGTTGCCGCACAAACCGAAAGCATTTATGATTACCAGGCAGCATTCAGCCCCGGATTTTATACTTCGAACGCTACTGAAACCCGATCGGCAAGCGGCCAGCCCGGGCCGAAATATTGGCAGAACCGCGCAGACTACAAGCTTACGGCTTCACTGGATGAAAGCAAGAGCGAAATCAGCGGGTCCGAAATCCTTACATATACCAACAACAGTCCTGATAAGCTGGATTTCCTGTGGCTCAATGTCGACCAGAATTTATTCAGGGCCGATTCCCGCGGGAATGCCGTAATCCCTGTGAAAGGCAGCCGCAATGGTGCTGACGGGCAGGTTTTCGACGGAGGCCATAAAATCAAGTCGGTGAAATTGCTCACTACCGTAAAAGGTGTAACATCTGAAAAAGAATTGCCATTCGAAATCAATGACACGCGCATGCAAATCTTTCTGCCCAAAGCAGTTGCTGCGAACGGTGGCACGATAAAACTCAAAATTGAATTTTCGTTTATTTCCCCGATTTTCGGTTCTGACCGTATGGGCATACAGGATACTAAAAACGGAAAAATCTTCGAAGTGGCGCAATGGTATCCGCGGATGTGTGTTTATGACGACCTGCGCGGCTGGAACACCTTGCCTTACCAGGGCGCAGGGGAATTTTACCTTGAATACGGCGATTTTGATGTCATGATTACAGCGCCTTCAAACCATATCGTAGTATGTTCGGGGGAGTTGCTGAATCCAAAAGAAGTTTATACTGCAGAACAGCAGAAAAGATGGGCTGCTGCGGCACAAAGCGATAAAACCGTTATCATCCGTTCTGCGGAAGAAGTGACCGATCCGGGGTCGAGACCTGCCGGAAAACCGGCATTGACATGGCATTTCGCCATTAAGAATTCACGCGATGTGGCATGGGCTTCCTCAGCTTCATTCATTATTGATGCGGCGAGGATTAACCTCCCGGATGGGAAAAAATCGTTGGCTATTTCAGCCTACCCCAAGGAAAGCGACGGCCAGAAAGCCTGGGGAAGATCGACTGAATATACCAAGGCCTGTATCGAGAATTATTCCAAAAGATGGTTCCAGTTCCCTTATCCTGCTGCAACGAATGTTGCAGGAATTACGGGCGGAATGGAATATCCCGGCATTGTTTTCTGTGATTATAAATCGCAGTCGGACGGACTCTGGGAAGTCACCGACCACGAATTCGGCCACAGTTGGTTTCCTATGATCGTAGGGTCAAACGAAAGGCTGTTCGCCTGGATGGATGAAGGCTTCAACACATTCATCAATTCGATCAGTGCCAAGGATTTCAATAACGGCGAATACAAATCGTTTGAAATGGGCATGGATGTTATGGGTAAAATGCTTTCTGCTCCCGGACTTGAATCGATCATGACTGCTCCCGACGGACTGAAGGAAAATAACCTCGGTACATTGGCCTACTTCAAACCCTCTGCAGGATTAATCATGTTGCGTGAACAGGTTTTGGGCAAGGAAAGATTCGACCGTGCCTTCAGGGCTTATGTCGAGCGGTGGGCATTCAAGCACCCGGCGCCGGATGATTTCTTCAGGACAATGGAAAACGTCGCCGGAGAAGACCTAAACTGGTTCTGGCGTGGATGGTTTCTGAACAACTGGAAGCTTGATCAAGGCGTTACCGGAGTAAAATATGTGAAAAATGATCCGAAAAACGGCGCCATCATTTCTTTGGAAAACAAACAGAAAATGGCCATGCCTGTTGTAATGGACGTCAAAATGGCCAGCGGAAAAACGAAAAGGATCAGCCTCCCGGTGGAAATATGGCAACGCAACACCACCTGGTCCTTTAAGGCGGATACAGACGAGGAAATCGTTAAAGTAACATTGGATCCCGATGATGTTTTCCCGGACAGCGACAATAGCAACAACAGCTGGTCTGCGCCATCCAAAGACGGACAGGCTAATACAGCAACCGCACCGTCATTGAAAAACTTCGAAGGTAAGTATTCCAGTAAAACCATTCCGACAAAAATCGAATTTTCATCCGAAAATGGTGAATTGACAGCCACCATTGACGGGGAAGGCCCCATATCGCTGACGAATGAAGGCGGCAATAAATTTTCGATAGAGGGAGAATTGGAACTTGAATTCAGTGGTGATGGTGCCGAACTTCATTTTAGGGCCAGTGGTTTTGATTTCCTTTTTACAAAAGAAAAATAG
- a CDS encoding type 1 glutamine amidotransferase domain-containing protein, which produces MSKRIAILATHGFEESELQSPKEHLEAQGWTAEIVSPKSGSIKAWSGKDWGKEYTVDIVLDDASADDYDALVLPGGVLNPDQLRTNDKAINFVKSFFVAGKPVAAICHGPQTLINAEVVKGRKMTSVKAVSIDLINAGAIWSDEEVVTDKGLVTSRTPEDLPAFNKKMVEEIREGLHTVANL; this is translated from the coding sequence ATGAGTAAGAGAATTGCCATTCTGGCTACACACGGATTTGAGGAAAGCGAATTGCAATCGCCTAAGGAACATTTGGAAGCGCAGGGCTGGACTGCTGAAATCGTAAGTCCGAAATCAGGATCGATCAAAGCCTGGTCCGGTAAGGATTGGGGTAAAGAATACACAGTTGATATTGTTTTGGACGACGCTTCCGCAGATGATTATGACGCATTAGTGTTGCCTGGAGGCGTATTGAATCCGGATCAGCTCCGAACCAATGACAAAGCGATCAACTTTGTAAAATCTTTCTTCGTGGCCGGAAAACCTGTAGCTGCGATTTGCCACGGTCCGCAGACACTGATTAACGCAGAAGTCGTCAAAGGACGTAAAATGACATCTGTAAAAGCCGTCAGCATCGACCTGATCAACGCCGGTGCGATATGGTCTGATGAAGAAGTCGTTACCGATAAGGGACTCGTGACCAGCCGCACTCCTGAAGACCTGCCCGCATTCAATAAAAAAATGGTGGAAGAAATCCGCGAAGGGCTGCATACAGTGGCCAACCTGTAA
- a CDS encoding 3-hydroxyacyl-CoA dehydrogenase family protein: protein MKNIAVIGAGTMGNGIAHTFAQSGFTVKLIDVSEKSLDKGMATIAANLDRMVAKGAISEEDKHKTIGNIITYTDVKDGVTGVDLVVEAATENVELKLNIFRQLNEACAHNTILATNTSSISITQIGAVVAHPERVIGMHFMNPVPIMKLVEIIRGYNTSDEVTKTIMDLSVQLGKVPVEVNDYPGFVANRILMPMINESIETLYNGVAGVYEIDTVMKLGMAHPMGPLQLADFIGLDVCLAILHVMYDGFKNPKYAPCPLLVNMVRAGKLGVKSGEGFYDYSESKKAEKVAKQFL from the coding sequence ATGAAGAACATAGCCGTAATCGGAGCCGGGACCATGGGGAACGGTATCGCCCATACATTTGCACAAAGCGGATTCACTGTAAAACTGATAGACGTATCCGAAAAATCATTGGATAAAGGCATGGCCACCATCGCTGCAAACCTTGACCGTATGGTTGCAAAAGGAGCCATTTCTGAAGAAGACAAACACAAAACCATTGGCAACATCATTACTTACACTGACGTTAAAGACGGTGTTACCGGAGTGGATCTGGTCGTGGAAGCAGCAACGGAAAATGTAGAATTGAAACTGAATATCTTCCGGCAGCTTAATGAGGCGTGTGCCCACAACACTATTTTGGCTACAAACACTTCTTCGATTTCGATCACACAAATTGGTGCTGTGGTTGCGCATCCTGAGCGTGTCATCGGGATGCACTTCATGAACCCGGTGCCGATTATGAAACTGGTCGAAATCATCCGTGGATATAATACTTCAGATGAAGTGACGAAAACCATCATGGATTTATCGGTACAACTGGGCAAAGTTCCGGTAGAAGTAAACGATTACCCGGGATTTGTCGCCAACCGCATCCTGATGCCGATGATCAATGAATCGATTGAAACATTATACAACGGCGTGGCCGGTGTTTACGAAATTGATACTGTAATGAAACTCGGAATGGCGCACCCAATGGGACCACTGCAACTCGCCGATTTCATCGGATTGGATGTTTGCCTTGCCATCCTTCACGTCATGTACGACGGATTTAAGAATCCTAAATATGCACCTTGCCCGTTGTTGGTCAATATGGTACGCGCCGGAAAACTGGGCGTAAAATCCG
- the ytxJ gene encoding bacillithiol system redox-active protein YtxJ yields MSIINSIFGSKAKAEKSQTENWEHLEDMNQLENLTEVSFTIPVTIFKHSTRCNISSFSLRQFERSYNIPADKMKLYFLDLLAYRAISNEISVRFGVAHQSPQVLVIKDGKAVYDASHENIHAEDLVKFAE; encoded by the coding sequence ATGAGCATCATCAACAGCATATTCGGGAGTAAGGCTAAGGCGGAAAAATCACAAACAGAAAATTGGGAACACCTGGAAGATATGAATCAGCTGGAAAACTTGACGGAGGTGTCTTTTACAATACCGGTAACGATATTCAAGCACAGTACGCGCTGTAATATCAGCAGTTTTTCGTTAAGGCAGTTTGAGAGATCCTACAATATCCCCGCCGACAAAATGAAGCTGTATTTCCTGGATTTGCTGGCGTATCGGGCGATTTCAAATGAAATTTCGGTACGGTTTGGCGTAGCGCACCAATCACCGCAGGTTTTGGTGATTAAGGACGGGAAGGCCGTTTATGACGCGTCGCATGAAAACATCCATGCGGAAGATTTGGTGAAATTTGCAGAATAG
- the smpB gene encoding SsrA-binding protein SmpB, whose product MLKTVNILNKRARFDYEIIETYTAGIVLTGTEIKSIRLGKANITESFCEFNNNELFAINTYIEEYTFGNQFNHSARSERKLLLNRRELKSLERSVQAKGLTIVPLKLFTNEKGIAKLDIGLCRGKKTYDKRETLKESDTKRDLDRIKKAFNN is encoded by the coding sequence ATGTTAAAAACTGTAAACATACTCAACAAGCGCGCCCGTTTCGATTACGAGATCATCGAGACGTATACTGCCGGTATTGTGCTTACCGGGACGGAAATCAAATCAATCCGCCTTGGTAAGGCCAACATCACTGAAAGCTTCTGCGAATTCAACAACAACGAATTGTTTGCCATCAATACTTACATTGAAGAATATACTTTCGGAAACCAATTCAACCACAGTGCACGCAGCGAACGCAAATTGCTGCTCAACAGGCGCGAACTCAAAAGCCTCGAACGGAGCGTGCAGGCAAAAGGGCTCACCATTGTCCCATTGAAATTATTCACCAACGAAAAAGGGATTGCGAAACTCGACATCGGTTTGTGCCGTGGTAAAAAGACTTACGACAAGCGCGAAACTTTAAAGGAAAGCGATACCAAAAGGGATCTGGACCGGATCAAGAAGGCATTTAATAATTAA